One Bifidobacterium crudilactis genomic region harbors:
- a CDS encoding class II glutamine amidotransferase domain-containing protein, producing the protein MCRLLGYATNGINLSLKDIIGETDVAQFRSVSRIHNDGWGASLLSQPPEGAHRRDGGAPTPETASNVYRSTVAAHFDPTFDTMVDCGARGGLYHLRLASSNLPLILENQQPFFANGLSFIHNGDISDDEGRNIVDNRDFDIDEDLLLETGGKSDSAIFFSVVLQHVAQGLTLAQSVAQAVADLRIFYPKSSYNCMVQSADELVCLRASGRTDTPPRIADIYERYDQSDYVADYRVIRYRNIRDEADGASGVVVASSGFEQHSEDGWQELHNDQMLVASNQTGEYSLREL; encoded by the coding sequence ATGTGCAGATTATTGGGGTATGCCACCAACGGCATTAATCTGAGCCTGAAGGACATCATAGGCGAGACCGATGTGGCGCAGTTCCGCTCGGTTTCCAGAATTCACAACGACGGGTGGGGAGCATCCCTGTTGTCGCAGCCTCCGGAAGGGGCGCATCGACGCGATGGCGGGGCTCCCACGCCGGAGACCGCTTCGAATGTGTACCGTTCCACGGTCGCCGCACATTTCGATCCCACCTTCGATACGATGGTCGATTGCGGCGCTCGTGGAGGCCTCTATCATCTGCGACTGGCATCATCGAATCTGCCCCTGATACTGGAGAACCAGCAGCCGTTCTTCGCCAATGGTCTCAGCTTCATCCACAATGGGGATATCAGCGATGATGAGGGCCGCAACATCGTCGACAACAGGGATTTCGACATCGACGAGGACCTGCTGCTGGAAACAGGCGGCAAGAGCGATTCGGCGATATTCTTCTCGGTGGTCTTGCAGCACGTCGCGCAGGGATTGACCCTCGCGCAGTCGGTCGCCCAGGCGGTTGCGGACCTGCGAATCTTCTATCCGAAATCCTCGTACAACTGCATGGTGCAAAGTGCGGACGAACTGGTCTGCCTCAGAGCTTCGGGACGCACCGATACCCCGCCCCGCATCGCAGATATCTACGAACGCTATGATCAGTCCGACTATGTCGCCGACTACCGGGTGATCAGGTACAGGAACATTCGTGATGAGGCCGACGGCGCGTCCGGTGTGGTTGTCGCGTCGTCCGGCTTCGAGCAGCATTCCGAGGATGGCTGGCAGGAGTTGCACAACGATCAGATGCTTGTCGCATCCAATCAGACAGGCGAATATTCCTTGCGCGAATTGTGA
- a CDS encoding ABC transporter ATP-binding protein, protein MQMARRHSAKRHEAAAETAVHNNQRRNTFREDEELEEQINFRDILRVGVYLKPYLGQVVRILAVVVLMSSILVAVPYLIKIIIDTVIPNKDITQLLILGGVFLAAIILYELCLRYRTVSITRVGQLMLKDMRRDLFSHIQTLPFSYFDSRPHGKILIRVVNYVNTLSDTLSSGLINVISDVFTFIITLVVMAVIDWRLTLWSLILFPVLIIWVRVLQYFQRKAYQKLSNKQSNLNAYIHESIAGVKTTQTFAREQTQYETFQEQQGEVRKSWMTAVHIQFLMWPGVQNISTMTIAFIYYVGIMGFGGVNVSTGVLVAFVGYANNFWNPVINIGNFYNQLITCSAYLERIFETLDVVPEIQDKPGAATLPQIRGKVDFNDVVFRYEDGGRNILNLVDFHVEPGRTVALVGPTGAGKTTIINLLSRFYDVSEGSVTIDGYDVRDVTLASLRQQMGVMLQDTFIFSGNIRDNIRYGKLDATDEEIQAAAKAVHAHEFIMEMPNGYDTVVEERGATLSAGQRQLIAFARVLLADPRILILDEATSNIDTRTEEALQAGLNHLLKGRTSFIIAHRLSTIENADEIFYIDHGQIVEHGSHDELLALKQAYFRLYESQYSMIRVANGGEELLKER, encoded by the coding sequence ATGCAGATGGCACGACGACACAGTGCAAAAAGGCATGAGGCGGCCGCAGAGACCGCAGTGCACAACAATCAGCGCCGGAACACCTTCCGCGAGGATGAGGAGCTCGAAGAGCAGATCAATTTCCGCGACATCCTGCGCGTCGGGGTGTATCTGAAGCCATATCTCGGTCAGGTCGTCAGAATACTCGCCGTAGTGGTGCTGATGAGCAGCATCCTCGTCGCGGTCCCGTACCTGATCAAAATCATCATCGATACGGTCATTCCCAACAAGGACATTACCCAACTGCTGATTCTCGGCGGCGTTTTTCTTGCCGCCATAATCCTCTATGAGCTCTGCCTGAGGTATCGCACGGTTTCCATCACACGTGTGGGCCAGTTGATGCTCAAGGACATGAGGCGTGACCTGTTCTCGCATATCCAGACGCTCCCGTTCTCGTACTTCGACTCGCGTCCGCACGGCAAGATTCTCATCCGTGTGGTCAACTACGTGAACACCCTGTCGGATACCTTGAGCTCCGGTCTGATCAACGTCATCTCCGATGTGTTCACCTTCATCATCACGCTTGTGGTGATGGCGGTAATCGATTGGCGGTTGACGTTGTGGTCCCTGATACTCTTCCCCGTGCTCATCATCTGGGTCAGGGTGCTGCAGTATTTCCAACGGAAGGCCTACCAGAAGCTCTCCAACAAGCAGAGCAATCTCAACGCCTACATCCATGAGTCGATTGCCGGTGTGAAGACCACGCAGACCTTCGCCCGCGAACAGACCCAGTACGAGACCTTCCAGGAGCAGCAGGGAGAGGTTCGCAAATCCTGGATGACGGCCGTGCACATCCAGTTCCTGATGTGGCCGGGGGTGCAGAACATCTCCACGATGACCATCGCCTTCATCTACTATGTGGGCATTATGGGCTTCGGAGGGGTCAATGTCAGCACCGGCGTTCTGGTCGCTTTTGTCGGCTATGCGAACAACTTCTGGAATCCCGTCATCAACATCGGCAACTTCTACAACCAGCTCATCACCTGCTCCGCCTACCTTGAGCGCATCTTCGAGACCCTCGATGTGGTCCCCGAAATTCAGGACAAGCCGGGAGCGGCCACACTGCCGCAGATTCGCGGGAAGGTGGACTTCAACGATGTGGTGTTCAGGTACGAGGACGGCGGTCGCAACATCCTGAACCTGGTGGACTTCCATGTTGAGCCCGGTCGCACCGTCGCCTTGGTCGGCCCCACCGGTGCGGGGAAGACCACCATCATCAACCTGCTGTCGCGTTTCTATGACGTCTCGGAAGGTTCGGTGACCATCGACGGCTATGACGTGCGGGATGTCACTTTGGCGTCCTTGCGTCAGCAGATGGGCGTGATGCTGCAGGATACCTTCATCTTCTCGGGGAACATCCGCGACAATATCCGCTACGGCAAGCTGGACGCCACGGATGAGGAGATTCAGGCCGCGGCGAAGGCCGTGCACGCACACGAGTTCATCATGGAGATGCCCAACGGATACGACACCGTGGTCGAGGAACGCGGTGCCACGCTTTCCGCAGGGCAGCGTCAGCTCATCGCCTTCGCCAGAGTGCTGTTGGCCGATCCTCGTATTCTCATATTGGACGAGGCGACCAGCAATATCGACACGCGTACCGAAGAGGCGCTGCAAGCGGGATTGAATCATCTGCTGAAGGGCCGTACCTCCTTCATCATCGCTCACCGGCTTTCGACCATCGAGAACGCGGATGAAATTTTCTACATCGACCATGGGCAAATCGTCGAGCACGGTTCGCACGATGAGCTTCTCGCTCTGAAGCAGGCCTATTTCAGGCTCTACGAGTCGCAGTATTCGATGATTCGCGTGGCCAATGGTGGCGAGGAACTGCTCAAGGAGCGCTAG
- a CDS encoding glucose-6-phosphate dehydrogenase assembly protein OpcA, which yields MIVEMPDTATSEISRKIDALHEERGEAALGRVLTLLISTSEDELEESMETANAASREHPCRVIAIVTDGSDSSQQSKLDAQVRFGADAGAGEIVVLKPTGGLKRHLDTLVIPLLVPDAPVVAWWPSKAPEDPSKDPIGRMARSRITDAIRSSNPDASFTALRAHWSCHDIDMSWTRLTVWRAMLASMLDQPPHLPIKSVRVKGQSHYIPLDLLAAWLAVRLDVPVTIEREDDLNAITGVFFEREDGELSMERPYEDQATICQPGESQQDVAMPMRTLEECLSEEMRRLDPDEVYAEVITRGWGLVDHE from the coding sequence ATGATTGTCGAAATGCCCGATACCGCAACATCGGAAATCTCTCGGAAAATCGACGCGCTGCACGAGGAGCGCGGCGAGGCAGCCCTGGGCCGCGTGCTCACCCTGCTCATCAGCACATCCGAGGATGAGCTCGAGGAGTCGATGGAAACGGCGAATGCCGCAAGCCGCGAGCATCCCTGCCGGGTCATCGCCATCGTCACCGACGGTTCGGATTCAAGCCAACAGTCAAAGCTCGATGCGCAGGTGCGCTTCGGCGCGGATGCGGGCGCAGGCGAAATCGTCGTTCTCAAACCCACCGGAGGATTGAAACGACACCTTGACACCCTGGTGATTCCGCTGTTGGTTCCTGACGCACCCGTGGTCGCATGGTGGCCTTCAAAAGCCCCGGAGGACCCCTCAAAGGACCCGATAGGCCGTATGGCCCGAAGCCGCATCACCGACGCGATACGGTCCTCCAACCCGGATGCATCCTTCACCGCGCTGAGAGCTCACTGGTCATGCCATGACATCGATATGTCGTGGACGCGCCTGACCGTATGGCGCGCGATGCTCGCCTCGATGCTCGACCAGCCGCCGCATCTGCCTATCAAATCGGTTCGGGTCAAAGGGCAATCGCACTACATTCCACTGGATCTGCTGGCCGCATGGCTCGCGGTCCGACTGGATGTACCGGTCACCATCGAGCGTGAAGATGATCTGAACGCCATCACCGGCGTCTTCTTCGAGCGTGAGGACGGTGAGCTCAGCATGGAACGGCCTTATGAAGATCAGGCCACCATCTGTCAGCCCGGTGAATCACAGCAGGACGTCGCCATGCCGATGAGAACGCTTGAGGAATGCCTGAGCGAGGAAATGCGCAGGCTTGACCCCGACGAGGTCTATGCCGAGGTCATCACCCGCGGCTGGGGACTTGTGGATCACGAATAA
- the pgl gene encoding 6-phosphogluconolactonase, producing the protein MSQRLAVTYPNPESLHTAAASRLLIEIGDRIASQHRADIVLTGGTDGNAVLRHIASNPLNEAVDWGCVHLWWGDERFVPADHDDRNAKQAREAWFGTLVAQGLLPESHIHEMPADQRSEHEIAVAGDSENIRLLDAAAATYQEEIIRELGASPHFDVAMFGVGPDGHFASLFPDHPQVCIDDADVLVTGVSDSPKMPPLRISLTVPLINSSRKVWVLASSSRKAEAVHNALSSVNNPHVPSSFANGSTETLWLLDDEANSDTGL; encoded by the coding sequence ATGTCACAACGACTGGCCGTCACCTACCCCAATCCTGAATCGCTGCACACGGCTGCAGCTTCGCGTCTGCTCATAGAAATCGGAGACAGAATCGCTTCGCAGCATCGTGCCGACATCGTACTGACGGGCGGCACCGATGGCAACGCCGTACTCAGGCACATCGCCAGCAACCCGCTGAACGAGGCCGTTGATTGGGGTTGCGTGCATCTGTGGTGGGGCGACGAACGCTTCGTTCCTGCGGATCACGACGACAGAAACGCCAAACAGGCACGCGAGGCTTGGTTCGGCACCCTTGTCGCTCAAGGGCTGCTTCCAGAATCACACATTCACGAGATGCCCGCGGATCAGCGCAGCGAACATGAGATCGCCGTAGCCGGGGACTCCGAAAATATCCGTCTGCTGGATGCGGCCGCCGCGACGTATCAGGAGGAAATCATCAGGGAATTAGGTGCCAGCCCGCACTTCGACGTCGCCATGTTCGGCGTCGGACCTGACGGACATTTTGCTTCCCTGTTCCCGGACCACCCGCAGGTATGCATCGACGACGCCGATGTATTGGTGACCGGCGTGTCCGACTCCCCCAAAATGCCGCCGCTGCGAATCAGCCTGACCGTGCCGCTGATTAACAGCAGTCGCAAGGTATGGGTTCTCGCATCGTCATCGCGAAAGGCCGAAGCCGTACATAACGCGCTGTCATCGGTGAACAACCCGCATGTGCCCAGCTCCTTCGCCAACGGCAGCACAGAGACGCTGTGGCTTCTGGACGACGAAGCCAACTCGGATACCGGCCTGTGA
- a CDS encoding TatD family hydrolase: MSKHHRNRSWAPAPEPLNPDIEVVDDHTHLASVVPFAESMAKEARDRGQAEVPVLSVDRMLEDAATVGVRKIIDVGCELPHLQTAVDLALAHPGQVWTALAIHPNEAVLHGHHGAAGPDGLPVRYQSWHDVDMEQAVAEVHRLALAYPEQVVAIGETGMDLFRTGEDAKELQRQAFREHIALAKELDLPMQIHDRDAHREVMETLIRDGAPRKTVFHSYSGDAQMAEVAKERGWYLSFSGTVSYKGNEGIRESLAIVGLDHAMVETDAPYLTPMPYRGRTNAPYMIPYTLRAMADTLDMPIDAVAAATRETTREVYGF, translated from the coding sequence ATGAGCAAGCATCATCGCAACCGCAGCTGGGCGCCTGCGCCTGAACCGTTGAACCCCGATATCGAGGTGGTGGACGATCACACCCATCTCGCCTCGGTCGTCCCCTTCGCGGAGTCAATGGCCAAGGAGGCTCGTGATAGGGGCCAGGCCGAGGTTCCGGTCCTGTCGGTCGACCGGATGCTCGAAGACGCCGCGACAGTGGGTGTCCGCAAAATCATCGACGTAGGGTGCGAGCTTCCCCATCTGCAAACCGCCGTTGACTTGGCGCTCGCCCATCCAGGGCAGGTTTGGACGGCGTTGGCTATTCATCCCAACGAAGCCGTGCTGCATGGACACCACGGTGCCGCCGGTCCGGATGGATTGCCGGTGCGATACCAGAGCTGGCACGATGTGGATATGGAACAGGCTGTGGCCGAAGTGCATCGACTGGCTCTCGCCTACCCTGAGCAGGTCGTGGCCATCGGTGAAACCGGCATGGACCTGTTCCGGACTGGTGAGGATGCCAAGGAGTTGCAGCGGCAGGCTTTCCGCGAGCATATCGCGTTGGCGAAGGAGCTCGACCTGCCGATGCAGATTCACGATCGAGATGCCCATCGCGAGGTGATGGAAACCCTGATACGCGATGGCGCCCCCAGGAAAACGGTGTTTCATTCATATTCAGGCGACGCGCAGATGGCCGAAGTGGCGAAAGAGCGAGGCTGGTATCTAAGCTTCTCCGGAACCGTGTCCTATAAGGGCAACGAAGGCATCAGGGAGTCGCTGGCAATCGTCGGGCTGGATCATGCCATGGTGGAGACGGATGCTCCATATCTGACGCCGATGCCGTATCGCGGGCGCACCAATGCGCCGTATATGATTCCCTACACCTTGAGAGCCATGGCGGATACGCTCGATATGCCCATAGACGCAGTTGCGGCGGCTACCAGGGAAACCACCCGTGAAGTGTACGGATTCTAG
- the gndA gene encoding NADP-dependent phosphogluconate dehydrogenase — protein sequence MSEELANIGVVGLAAMGASLSRNLAHHGNTVAVYNRHYSRTEALIAEHGSEGKFIPAETVKDFVASLAKPRTAIIMVKAGAPTDAVINELADAMEPGDIIVDGGNAYFEDTIRREKDIRARGLHFVGCGISGGEEGALKGPSMMPGGTDESWKTLGPILKSIAAVAEGEPCVTHIGTDGAGHFVKMVHNGIEYADMQVIAESYDLLRRGLAMEPAQIADVFAEWNKGDLNSYLIEITAEVLGHTDEKTGKPFIDIVVDQAGMKGTGTWTVQTALALGTPVTGIGEAVFARGLSSEAALREEAAAKGLEGPDPEGAFAAKFKDEDARKAFIEDVRQALYASKIVAYAQGFNEIEKGAKQYGWNIDLGAVARIWRGGCIIRAKFLNRISDAYDSSETFGSLLFDPFFKKAVANAQESWRRVVASAAEAGIPVPMFSSSLAYYDGLRSKRLPAALIQGQRDLFGAHTYGRVDTPGAFHTLWAEPGQKEIQEN from the coding sequence ATGAGTGAAGAACTAGCGAATATCGGAGTTGTGGGTCTTGCGGCCATGGGCGCGAGCCTTTCGAGAAATCTGGCGCACCACGGCAATACCGTTGCCGTATACAATCGCCACTACTCACGTACCGAGGCGCTGATTGCTGAGCATGGTTCCGAAGGTAAGTTCATTCCTGCCGAGACGGTGAAGGACTTCGTCGCTTCACTGGCGAAACCCCGCACCGCCATCATCATGGTCAAGGCCGGTGCACCCACCGATGCGGTGATCAACGAATTGGCGGATGCCATGGAACCCGGCGATATCATCGTCGATGGCGGCAATGCCTATTTCGAGGACACCATCCGACGCGAGAAGGATATTCGCGCACGGGGTCTGCACTTTGTCGGGTGCGGCATTTCCGGTGGCGAGGAGGGCGCCCTCAAGGGACCTTCGATGATGCCAGGTGGAACCGATGAGTCGTGGAAGACTCTCGGACCGATTTTGAAGAGTATCGCAGCTGTCGCCGAAGGCGAACCGTGCGTGACCCATATCGGTACCGATGGTGCCGGTCATTTCGTCAAGATGGTGCATAACGGCATCGAGTATGCGGATATGCAGGTCATCGCCGAAAGCTATGACCTCTTGCGTCGCGGACTGGCCATGGAGCCTGCGCAAATCGCCGATGTCTTCGCCGAGTGGAACAAGGGCGACCTGAATTCGTATCTCATCGAGATTACCGCCGAGGTCCTTGGGCATACCGATGAGAAGACCGGCAAGCCGTTCATCGACATCGTCGTGGATCAGGCCGGGATGAAGGGCACGGGCACCTGGACGGTGCAGACCGCATTGGCATTGGGCACCCCCGTCACGGGTATCGGTGAAGCGGTGTTCGCTCGCGGTCTGTCCTCAGAGGCGGCACTCCGCGAGGAGGCGGCTGCCAAGGGTCTGGAAGGTCCTGATCCCGAGGGTGCATTCGCAGCGAAGTTCAAGGATGAGGACGCTCGAAAGGCCTTCATCGAGGATGTTCGTCAGGCGCTCTACGCTTCAAAGATCGTGGCGTATGCGCAGGGCTTCAACGAGATCGAGAAGGGTGCCAAGCAATACGGATGGAACATTGATCTTGGCGCGGTTGCGCGCATCTGGCGTGGCGGCTGCATCATCAGGGCGAAGTTCCTGAACCGTATCTCTGACGCCTATGATTCCTCCGAGACTTTCGGTTCCCTGCTCTTCGACCCCTTCTTCAAGAAGGCTGTGGCGAATGCGCAGGAATCATGGCGACGAGTGGTCGCCAGCGCCGCAGAAGCAGGCATTCCCGTACCTATGTTCTCCAGCTCGCTCGCGTATTACGACGGTCTGCGTTCCAAGCGTCTGCCCGCCGCCCTGATTCAGGGCCAGCGCGACCTCTTCGGTGCCCACACCTATGGTCGCGTAGACACCCCCGGTGCCTTCCATACCCTGTGGGCAGAACCGGGTCAGAAAGAGATTCAGGAAAACTGA
- a CDS encoding KUP/HAK/KT family potassium transporter — translation MSKKKNEAQPFDGEISTGNQGNADESDHDLSREGKGPSGAQGDVSKATAGGHTATEDADVADGAAVDADVNQSAAAGKTAKPVAKPVVEDSILPAESITKAPKVSHQARTREERIALKAKRKEAMKLAAQRKKASNRGPLGRLWIKIQSSPDKVSISMAIVALGVVYGDIGTSPLYMSQTFLSGQGGIANTDRPAVLGMLSLVFWSITLITTVKYVLIAMRIDNKGEGGIFALYSLVRRHAKWLVIPAMLGGAAFLADSVLTPAVSISSAVEGLKTLPVLEPIFNDNENLTLMITVVVILILFSVQSRGTERIGKVFGTVVMIWFAFLAVVGMANLGNDWTVFEALNPLYGIRFLFSSGNVAGLAIMGTVFLSTTGAEALYSDMGHVGRGNIYITWPFIKIALVLNYFGQGAWMLNNRNNPDLKNIQNLNPFFQMMNPNVRYVAVVLSVTAGVIASQALITGAFTMVSEATGLNWMPHLQVRYPARTRGQLYIPVVNMVLCAATLTVLGIFRDSEHIAAAYGLALTITMITTTVLLGVYIWFNGSKFWAVVFTVVFIAIQTLFFLASMAKFLHGGWFTMLLTLAILFIMYTWNEGTKVERSQRRHMAPKECLPALDMLHNDFRVPYYADNLVYLTSDTEMCRLDTDIFFSIFADHPKRARAWWAVSVQTTDDPFTRDYSVENFGTNYLYRVRMRLGFKVDQNVATYLHQIMHELIDSGELPPQTSVYPKVDEDPQIGTIKYILIHKALMPESKITTGRTMALQVKYAIRHVAGSPVKWFGLAPYNPIVEVQPLFVTTRRVPRLQRVALRRTKRQQAMLQEAKKEAKVDAVKDLSKVSKDDAQQPAKTE, via the coding sequence ATGTCTAAGAAGAAGAACGAGGCACAGCCTTTTGACGGTGAGATTAGCACCGGAAATCAGGGGAATGCCGACGAATCCGACCACGACTTATCCCGTGAGGGCAAGGGGCCGTCTGGTGCACAGGGTGACGTGTCCAAGGCAACAGCCGGGGGCCATACGGCCACCGAGGATGCCGACGTTGCAGACGGTGCCGCTGTCGATGCCGACGTGAATCAATCCGCAGCGGCCGGAAAGACCGCTAAGCCGGTCGCCAAGCCAGTGGTGGAGGATTCCATCCTCCCCGCAGAGAGCATCACCAAAGCGCCGAAGGTCTCGCATCAGGCTCGTACCAGAGAAGAGCGCATCGCGCTAAAAGCCAAGCGCAAAGAGGCCATGAAGCTTGCCGCCCAGCGTAAGAAGGCTTCCAACAGGGGACCATTGGGACGTCTGTGGATCAAGATTCAGAGCTCGCCGGACAAGGTGAGCATTTCCATGGCCATCGTCGCTCTCGGTGTGGTGTATGGGGATATCGGTACCTCGCCGCTCTATATGTCCCAGACATTCCTGAGCGGTCAGGGCGGCATCGCCAATACCGACCGTCCTGCCGTGTTGGGCATGCTGTCCTTGGTGTTCTGGTCGATTACGCTGATCACCACGGTGAAATACGTGCTCATCGCGATGCGCATCGACAACAAGGGTGAAGGTGGCATTTTCGCTCTGTACAGCCTGGTGAGGCGTCATGCCAAATGGCTCGTCATACCCGCGATGCTTGGGGGAGCGGCCTTCCTGGCTGATTCCGTGCTGACTCCGGCGGTGTCCATATCCTCGGCAGTCGAAGGTCTGAAAACCCTCCCGGTGCTTGAACCGATCTTCAATGACAACGAGAATCTCACCCTGATGATTACCGTCGTGGTGATTCTGATTCTGTTCTCAGTGCAATCAAGGGGCACGGAGCGCATCGGCAAGGTATTCGGCACCGTCGTGATGATATGGTTCGCCTTCCTGGCCGTGGTCGGCATGGCGAATCTCGGGAACGACTGGACCGTGTTCGAGGCCCTCAATCCTCTCTATGGCATACGATTCCTCTTCAGCTCGGGTAACGTCGCAGGACTGGCCATTATGGGAACGGTGTTCCTTTCGACGACCGGAGCCGAGGCCTTGTACTCGGATATGGGTCATGTCGGACGTGGCAATATCTACATCACCTGGCCCTTCATCAAAATCGCCCTGGTGCTGAACTACTTCGGCCAGGGTGCCTGGATGCTCAACAACCGGAACAATCCGGACCTGAAAAACATTCAGAACCTCAATCCTTTCTTCCAGATGATGAATCCGAACGTCCGGTACGTCGCCGTGGTGCTTTCGGTGACGGCAGGCGTCATCGCTTCGCAGGCATTGATTACCGGTGCTTTCACGATGGTGTCCGAGGCCACCGGCCTGAATTGGATGCCGCATCTGCAGGTGCGATACCCTGCACGAACCCGAGGGCAGCTGTACATCCCCGTCGTCAACATGGTGCTATGCGCCGCGACCTTGACGGTTCTGGGAATCTTCAGGGATTCCGAACACATCGCCGCCGCATACGGTTTGGCGCTGACCATTACGATGATTACGACGACCGTGCTGCTTGGAGTGTACATATGGTTCAACGGCAGCAAGTTCTGGGCCGTGGTGTTCACCGTCGTCTTCATCGCGATACAGACGCTGTTCTTCCTCGCCTCCATGGCGAAGTTCCTGCACGGTGGCTGGTTCACCATGCTGCTCACCCTCGCCATATTGTTCATCATGTACACCTGGAACGAGGGCACCAAGGTCGAGCGCTCGCAGCGTCGGCATATGGCTCCCAAGGAGTGCCTGCCCGCTTTGGACATGCTGCACAACGATTTCAGAGTGCCCTATTATGCGGATAATCTCGTCTACCTGACTTCTGACACCGAGATGTGCCGACTCGACACCGACATCTTCTTCTCCATCTTCGCTGACCATCCCAAGCGCGCCAGAGCCTGGTGGGCGGTGTCCGTGCAGACCACGGACGATCCCTTCACACGGGATTATTCGGTGGAGAACTTCGGTACCAACTATCTGTACCGGGTGCGTATGCGTCTTGGATTCAAAGTCGACCAGAATGTGGCGACCTACCTGCACCAGATCATGCATGAGCTGATAGACAGCGGTGAGTTGCCGCCGCAGACCTCCGTGTACCCCAAGGTGGACGAGGACCCTCAGATCGGCACCATCAAGTACATTCTGATCCACAAGGCTCTTATGCCGGAATCAAAGATCACTACCGGCAGAACCATGGCTTTGCAGGTGAAATATGCGATTCGTCATGTGGCGGGGTCGCCGGTGAAATGGTTCGGTCTGGCTCCATACAATCCAATTGTCGAGGTTCAGCCGCTCTTCGTCACGACGCGGCGCGTTCCACGCCTGCAGCGGGTGGCGTTGCGCAGAACCAAACGCCAACAGGCCATGTTGCAGGAGGCCAAGAAAGAGGCCAAGGTCGATGCCGTGAAGGATCTGTCCAAGGTCTCCAAGGACGATGCGCAACAGCCGGCCAAAACCGAATAG